A part of Cryptococcus tetragattii IND107 chromosome 3, whole genome shotgun sequence genomic DNA contains:
- a CDS encoding cofilin — translation MSSGVQPTQECIEKFQELKTGKKLAYVIYGLSEDKRSIVVLKASEDKDFDSFVAELPEKDCRWAVYDYEFTLPGGEGVRNKLCFIVWSPDDASVKSKMIFASSKDALRRRLEGIHAEIQATDFSEITKDVVFDKVTRK, via the exons ATG TCCTCCGGTGTCCAACCT ACCCAAGAGTGTATCGAAAAGTTCCAGGAGCTCAAGACTGGCAAGAAGCTCGCTTATGTCATCTATGGTCTCTCTGAGGACAAGCGGTCCATTGTCGTTCTCAAGGCCTCCGAGGACAAGGACTTTGACAGCTTTGTGGCTGAGCTTCCCGAGAAGGACTGTAGATGGGCGGTGTACGACTATGAGTTTACTTTGCCGGGTGGTGAAGGCGTGaggaacaagctgtgtTTCATTGTCTG GTCCCCCGATGATGCCTCCGTCAAGAGCAAGATgatctttgcttcttccaaggATGCTCTCCGCCGTCGTCTTGAAG GTATCCACGCCGAGATTCAAGCCACCGACTTCTCTGAGATCACCAAGGATGTCG TCTTCGACAAGGTCACCCGAAAGTAA